One stretch of Microvirga lotononidis DNA includes these proteins:
- the irr gene encoding Fur family transcriptional regulator Irr → MTDPLSAYIESTTAPHRKGCPVSELRDKLRRVGLRPTRQRVSLGWLLFGKGDRHITAEMLFDEASRARVPVSLATVYNTLHQFTEAGLLRQLSVDGAKAYFDTNPTEHHHFFLEEEGELVDMPETAAVSVADLPEPPAGMEVAGVEVIVRLRRKGA, encoded by the coding sequence ATGACCGATCCATTGTCCGCCTATATCGAGTCCACCACCGCTCCGCATCGGAAGGGTTGCCCCGTATCCGAATTGCGGGACAAGCTGCGCCGCGTGGGCTTGCGCCCGACCCGGCAGCGCGTGTCCCTGGGCTGGCTCCTGTTCGGCAAGGGCGACCGGCACATCACGGCTGAAATGCTCTTCGACGAGGCGTCCCGCGCCCGCGTCCCGGTCTCGCTGGCGACCGTCTACAACACCCTGCACCAGTTCACGGAAGCCGGCCTCCTGCGCCAGCTGTCGGTGGACGGGGCCAAGGCCTATTTCGACACCAACCCGACCGAGCATCATCACTTCTTCCTGGAGGAGGAAGGCGAGCTCGTCGACATGCCCGAGACGGCCGCCGTGAGTGTGGCCGACCTGCCGGAACCGCCCGCCGGCATGGAAGTGGCGGGCGTCGAGGTCATCGTGCGCCTTCGTCGTAAAGGCGCTTGA
- the fabA gene encoding 3-hydroxyacyl-[acyl-carrier-protein] dehydratase FabA, with protein MARQSSFTYEELLACGRGELFGPGNAQLPLPPMLMFDRITSIGEDGGAYGKGHVLAELDVRPDLWFFPCHFKGDPVMPGCLGLDALWQMTGFFLGWGGSPGRGRALGVGEVKFSDQVLPTVKKVVYGVDLKRVFRSKLVLGIADGWLEADGRRIYEAKDMRVGLFQADAAAGG; from the coding sequence ATGGCCCGCCAGTCCAGCTTTACTTATGAAGAGCTCCTTGCCTGCGGGCGCGGAGAATTGTTCGGTCCCGGCAATGCGCAGTTGCCGCTCCCGCCCATGCTGATGTTCGACCGCATCACCTCCATCGGCGAGGATGGCGGCGCCTATGGCAAGGGCCATGTGCTGGCGGAACTCGACGTGCGGCCGGATCTCTGGTTCTTCCCCTGCCATTTCAAGGGCGACCCGGTGATGCCGGGCTGCCTGGGCTTGGACGCCCTGTGGCAGATGACGGGCTTCTTCCTCGGCTGGGGCGGCTCGCCCGGACGCGGCCGTGCGCTCGGCGTCGGCGAGGTGAAGTTCTCCGACCAGGTGCTGCCGACGGTCAAGAAGGTGGTCTACGGCGTCGACCTCAAGCGCGTCTTCCGCTCGAAGCTGGTGCTCGGCATCGCCGACGGCTGGCTGGAGGCCGACGGGCGCCGGATCTACGAGGCCAAGGACATGCGCGTCGGCCTGTTCCAGGCGGATGCGGCCGCAGGCGGCTAG
- the fabB gene encoding beta-ketoacyl-ACP synthase I, which translates to MRRVVVTGMGIVSSIGNNTQEVLASLREAKSGISKAEDYTKYGFRCQVHGAPSLNPEEIVDRRAMRFHARGTAWNHVAMDQAIRDAGLEENEISNERTGIIMGSGGPSTRVIMEAADITREKGPKRIGPFAVPKAMSSTASATLATWFKIKGVNYSISSACATSNHCVGNAYEMIQYGKQDVMFAGGCEDLDWTMSNLFDAMGAMSTKYNDTPARASRAYDANRDGFVIAGGAGVLVLEELEHAKARGARIYGEIVGYGMTSDGYDMVAPSGEGAIRCMRMALKDVHNPIDYINPHATSTPVGDQKEIEAIRQVFGSGDKCPPISATKSLTGHSLGATGVQEAIYSLLMMNNRFICESAHIDELDPEFADMNIVRKRIDDAGIDTVLSNSFGFGGTNATLVFSRYNG; encoded by the coding sequence ATGAGGCGCGTCGTCGTCACCGGAATGGGCATCGTGTCGTCCATCGGCAACAACACGCAGGAGGTGCTTGCCTCTCTGCGCGAAGCGAAGTCCGGGATCAGCAAGGCCGAAGATTACACGAAATACGGCTTCCGCTGCCAGGTTCACGGCGCTCCCAGCCTGAACCCCGAAGAGATCGTCGACCGGCGCGCCATGCGCTTCCACGCCCGGGGCACCGCCTGGAACCATGTGGCCATGGACCAGGCGATCCGGGACGCCGGTCTGGAGGAGAACGAGATCTCCAACGAGCGCACGGGCATCATCATGGGCTCGGGCGGTCCGTCCACCCGCGTGATCATGGAAGCGGCCGACATCACCCGCGAGAAGGGTCCCAAGCGCATTGGCCCCTTCGCCGTGCCGAAGGCGATGTCCTCCACGGCCTCGGCCACGCTCGCGACCTGGTTCAAGATCAAGGGCGTGAACTATTCGATCTCGTCCGCCTGCGCGACCTCGAATCACTGCGTCGGCAATGCCTACGAGATGATCCAGTACGGCAAGCAGGACGTGATGTTCGCCGGCGGCTGCGAGGACCTGGACTGGACCATGTCCAACCTCTTCGACGCCATGGGCGCCATGTCCACCAAGTACAACGACACTCCGGCCCGGGCCTCCCGCGCCTATGACGCCAACCGCGACGGCTTCGTCATCGCCGGCGGCGCCGGCGTGCTGGTGCTGGAGGAGCTGGAGCACGCCAAGGCGCGCGGCGCCCGCATCTACGGCGAGATCGTCGGCTACGGCATGACCTCGGACGGCTACGACATGGTCGCTCCGTCGGGCGAGGGCGCGATCCGCTGCATGCGCATGGCCCTCAAGGACGTCCATAACCCGATCGACTACATCAACCCGCACGCCACCTCGACCCCCGTGGGCGACCAGAAGGAGATCGAGGCCATCCGCCAGGTCTTCGGTTCGGGCGACAAGTGCCCGCCGATCTCTGCGACGAAATCGCTCACCGGCCACTCGCTCGGCGCCACGGGCGTGCAGGAGGCGATCTACTCGCTCCTGATGATGAACAACCGCTTCATCTGCGAGAGCGCCCATATCGATGAACTCGACCCCGAGTTCGCCGACATGAACATCGTCCGCAAGCGCATCGACGATGCCGGCATCGACACGGTTCTGTCCAATTCCTTCGGCTTCGGCGGCACCAATGCCACACTCGTCTTCAGCCGTTACAACGGATAA